The Persephonella sp. KM09-Lau-8 nucleotide sequence TTATTCATTGAGAGCTTCGTAAACGTGTCCAACAAGCTCTTCAGAAGGTTTGAGTGTTTTCTTACCAGGTTCCCATTTAGCTGGGCAAGCTTCTTCTGGGTGTCCAATAAGGTAAGCATTGGCTTCCATTTTTCTTAGAAGCTCATCAGCATTTCTTCCAACATTGTAGAAGTTAACTTCAGAACCTACAAGTTTTCCTTCTGGAGATATGATGAATGTTCCTCTGAGTGCAAGTCCTGTATTTTCATCATAAACACCAAACATTCTTGAAATTTTTCCTGTTGGGTCAGCACCCATTGGGTATTTTACATTTTCAAGAAGTTTTTCATCTTTGTGCCATGCAAGGTGAACGAATTTTGTATCTGTAGAAACTGAAACAACTTCAGCTCCCAGCTCTTTGAGTTTTGGATAAACTTCTGC carries:
- a CDS encoding peroxiredoxin, whose translation is MSEIILVGQEVPDFEMETYEPETGKFGTFSLKKAKEEGKWTILFFYPADFTFVCPTELADLAEVYPKLKELGAEVVSVSTDTKFVHLAWHKDEKLLENVKYPMGADPTGKISRMFGVYDENTGLALRGTFIISPEGKLVGSEVNFYNVGRNADELLRKMEANAYLIGHPEEACPAKWEPGKKTLKPSEELVGHVYEALNE